From Cyprinus carpio isolate SPL01 chromosome A7, ASM1834038v1, whole genome shotgun sequence, a single genomic window includes:
- the LOC109100066 gene encoding ufm1-specific protease 1-like, producing MEETEKTATHKKTECIDWGRLVCAQTPTTANNETRKDILVKNAHDGLPQPSPDCDRCSVISGECLYYHYGCDGKDDRGWGCGYRTLQTMASWLCLNQPLTVSRRHPPGLSEIQQTLVEIGDKPDSFLGSKEWIGTFEASLVLDQLYDVPCRILHVRYGKELDQAVEDLHDHFLTRGSPVMMGGDRDNSSKGILGVCTGKRGSYLLVMDPHYFGCPLDKKSLQSQGWVSWKAVGSLDQCSFYNLCLPLTAKK from the coding sequence ATGGAAGAGACAGAAAAAACAGCGACACACAAGAAAACTGAGTGTATAGATTGGGGAAGACTAGTTTGTGCTCAAACGCCGACAACAGCCAATAACGAAACACGGAAGGATATATTGGTAAAGAATGCCCATGACGGACTGCCCCAGCCGTCTCCAGACTGTGACAGATGCTCAGTGATATCAGGAGAGTGTCTCTATTATCATTATGGTTGTGATGGCAAAGACGACAGAGGTTGGGGTTGTGGATACAGGACTCTTCAGACCATGGCTTCATGGTTGTGTCTTAATCAGCCTCTCACTGTGAGCCGCAGACACCCGCCTGGTCTTTCTGAAATACAACAGACTTTGGTGGAAATAGGGGACAAGCCCGATTCGTTCCTGGGTTCTAAGGAGTGGATTGGGACATTTGAGGCAAGTCTTGTTCTTGACCAGCTCTATGATGTTCCCTGCCGCATACTGCATGTGCGATATGGCAAGGAGCTTGATCAAGCTGTAGAAGATCTCCATGACCACTTCCTTACCCGTGGGTCACCTGTTATGATGGGAGGAGACAGGGACAATTCCTCTAAGGGGATTTTAGGTGTGTGCACTGGTAAACGGGGAAGTTATTTGCTTGTTATGGACCCTCATTACTTCGGCTGTCCCTTGGATAAAAAGTCATTGCAAAGTCAAGGTTGGGTTTCATGGAAAGCAGTTGGTTCTTTGGATCAGTGCTCTTTCTACAATCTTTGTCTCCCTCTTACTGCTAAGAAGTGA
- the LOC109100063 gene encoding endonuclease domain-containing 1 protein-like, which translates to MNLTVFCWSWFGTLLIPLMCLILKSQAGLVDDFSQVDRCKDFLYMGTPPRGYLSTSLKKICQHYVDKPRFVTLYDPKKHIPIYSAYTFKKSDGEKWVDLPWMFEPQLATEKGSSNMEPFPQSSLMHKNFEDTQAVLEDYADVVQYERSQMNPDEHQADPLDKAATYTLTNVVPLIREFNSGPWSTQVEVTRKRLNNYCHGKAYVITGVTTSGNMIRRDNLDRVTIPEFMWTAYCCTDYDHNAPYSERYKFPAFGAYGLNDRVNNHMVEVPIKNLEKFLKGKMEVDKNFQIFYSDCVSDV; encoded by the exons ATGAATCTCACAGTCTTTTGCTGGTCCTGGTTTGGAACCTTGCTGATCCCACTGATGTGTTTGATATTAAAATCACAAGCCGGGCTGGTGGACGACTTCTCCCAAGTAGATCGCTGTAAGGATTTCCTTTATATGGGCACTCCACCACGAGGTTACCTCAGTACTTCCCTAAAAAAGATCTGCCAGCACTACGTGGACAAGCCTCGCTTTGTTACCCTCTATGACCCCAAAAAACACATCCCCATCTACTCAGCATACACCTTCAAGAAATCAGATGGGGAGAAATGGGTAGACCTTCCCTGGATGTTTGAACCACAG CTGGCAACTGAGAAAGGAAGCAGTAACATGGAACCCTTTCCCCAGTCTTCCTTAATGCACAAAAACTTTGAAGACACGCAGGCTGTGTTAGAAGACTACGCCGATGTAGTGCAATATGAACGCAGCCAAATGAACCCAGATGAGCATCAGGCAGACCCGCTGGACAAAGCTGCCACCTACACATTGACCAATGTAGTTCCCCTGATAAGGGAGTTCAATTCTGGTCCCTGGAGCACACAGGTAGAAGTTACCCGCAAACGGCTCAACAACTATTGTCACGGAAAGGCTTATGTGATCACGGGTGTGACAACATCAGGTAACATGATTCGACGAGATAACCTAGATCGTGTCACCATCCCAGAATTCATGTGGACAGCCTATTGCTGCACAGATTACGATCACAACGCTCCCTACTCAGAGCGGTACAAGTTTCCAGCTTTCGGCGCCTACGGTCTTAATGATCGTGTGAACAACCACATGGTGGAGGTTCCCATCAAGAATCTGGAGAAGTTTCTCAAGGGCAAAATGGAGGTGGACAAGAACTTCCAGATCTTTTACAGTGACTGTGTGTCAGATGTGTAA